From the Thermus brockianus genome, the window GATGTAGGCCACCCGCACCCGGTGCTTGGCGGGCTTGAGGACCTGGTGGAGCTCCTCCCCCTCGCTCCGCGCCCAAGCCTCCCAGATGGCGGTGTCCAGGGCCCCCTTGAGGCCAAAGTTGAAGGGGAAGGCCTCCAGCACCTGCCGGATGGCCTCCTGGTCGTCCGCCTCGAGGCCCCTTAGGCGGGGGGCCAGGTAGCGAAGCCCCGCCTCCACGCTGCCCAAGGTCTCCCCGTAGATGGTGGGCCGGATGGCCACCTCCGCCCGGCCCACGGAGCCATCGGAAAGCTCCACCTCCAAAAGGGCGTGCTCCAAAGCGGCGAGCTCGGAGGCCTTCCCCCAGCGCAAGGGGGCCTTGAGGGGGATGCGGAAGGGGATGAGGCGGAAGTCCTTTAGGGTCGCCATACCCGCTATTCTAGAAGCCCTTTCTCCCGTAGGAAGCCCAAGACGCTTGCCACCTCCGCTTCCGGGGTGAGGGCCTCGGTGTCCAGGAGGAGGGCCCGGGGATGCCCCGTGAGGAGGCGCAAGGGGCCTTCGGGGTCGTAGTTTTTCTTCTCTTCCGCCACAATCTTGAGCTTGGCGAGGACCTCTTCCAGGGGGGCCAGGGCCAAGGCCTCCTCCAGCTCCTCCCGGGAAAGCACCCCCTCGGCCAGGGCCTGGAGGTCCGCCCACTCCTCCGGCTTCAGGGCCACCCGGTCAAAGGCGTCTTGGCGGGAAAGGAGGCGCTTGAGGCGGGTGGCCTCCCGGGCGTGGAGGACCACGAAGTGGGCCCGGGGCAGGTGCTCTAGGGCGAAGGCCACCTCCTTCTCCCCCCTGAGGCCGTCAAAGAGGAGGAGGCCCCTGGCCTCCACATACCCCCGCGCCAGGACCTCCGCCACCCCGCCCGGAAACTCCTCGCGGAAAAGCCGGGTGTAGCGGAAGCGCTCCTCCCGGGGAATGGGGGGCTTGGCCCCGTAGCGGGGAAGGACATACCGGTCCACGAGCTCCCTGCGGTCGGGAAGCCGGGGAAGGCCAAGGGCCTCCACCAAGGTGCTCTTCCCCACCCCGGTGAGGCCCACCAGGACCAAAAGCGGCACCGCCTTAGCGGGAAGAAATCCTTCCAAAGGCTCTAGGGAAAAAGCCACCGGCATGGGCCCATGCTACCTGGTAGGATGGGGGGGATATGAAGCGCGCCCTGGCTTTGCTCCTCCTCCTGGGCCTGGCCTTGGCCCAGGCCCCGGCCTACCCGGAAAACACCCTGGGCGTGGGCTACGCCCCGGACAAGGGAGCCTACCTGCAAGGAAGCCTCCTCCTCCCCATTAGCCCCTTGGGGATTGACACGGGGCTGGACGCCGAGGTCCTCCTTGCGCAAAACCCCGAGTTCCACGCCCTCCTCAAGGCCAACCTCTTCCCGGGCCTGGTCCTTGCCGACTTCTACACCTCCGTGGGGCTCGGCCTGGACCTCCGTTACCCCTTTGGGGTCCACGTGGGGCCGGTGGCGAGCCTGGAGCTTCCGGGTGGGGCCCTTTCCGGCACCCTGGGCCTCGGGTACCAGGCGGGAAGCGGGCTCCACCTGGCCTGGGGCCTGGGGCTGAGGCTTTACCTGGAGCCCATCGCCCTCGAGGCCGCCACCTCCGACCGCTTCCCCTTCCGCCTAAGCCTCCTCTACCTCTTCTAGCGTGCGCCGCCTGCCTCTGGTCCTCTTCTCCCTCCCCGCTCTCCTGACCTTAGGGGTCTTCGTCCTCTACCCCTTTTTGGACGTAATCCGCTTTTCCACCTGGGAGTGGTCGGGGCTTTCCGAGCCCAAACCCGTGGGGCTCAAAAACTACCGGGACCTCCTCCTAGACCCCGCCTTCTGGGGAAGCCTCTGGGTAACCCTCAAGTTCATGCTCCTGGCCCTGCCCCTCTTTGTGGGGCTATCCCTGGGGCTTGCCGTGGCCTTGGAAGGGGCCCCCTATGAGCGCTTCGCCAAAAGCCTCCTCTTCCTGCCGGGGCTCGTCACCCTGGGCGGGGCCACCCTCTCCTGGTACACCCTCTTCACCCCGGAGTACGGGGCCCTGGCCCAGTTCCTCCCCATCCCCCCGTGGGACCGGGAGGGGTTCTGGGCCCTCGCCATGGTAGTCCTCTTCACCCTTTGGCGGCACCTGGGCTACGGGGTCCTGGTGGCCTCGGCAAGGCTCAAGGCCATCCCCAAAACCCTCCTGGAGGCCGCCTACGTGGACGGGGCAGGCCCGTGGGAGGCGTTGCGCTATGTGGTCCTTCCCCTCATGCGCCCGGCGGTGGCCTTCTTGGTGGTGGTGGGCACCATCCTCTCCCTCCAGTCCTACGCCGCCGTCTTCCTCCTCACCCGGGGCGGGCCCTATGGAGCCACCCGGGTCCTGGGGTACTACCTCTACGAGGCGGGGTTTGAGAACTTCCGCCTAGGCTACGCCGCCGCCGTCACCGTGGTCATCCTCCTCCTCACCCTGCTTTTCGCCTACGCCCAGCTTAGGCTTCTCCGCTACGGGGAGGAGTAGCGGTAGCGGGCAAGGTCCTGGAGGTGGGCCGCAAAGTCGGCGTTGAGGTAAAGCCTCCCCTGGGCGTGGAAGAAGTAGAGGTAGGGCCGGCCCTTGGGGTCCTGGCGGATGGGGTTTAAGACGGCCAGGAGGGCCGCCCGCCCCGGGTTGCCGATGGGCCCAGGGGGAAGGCCAGCGTAGCGGTAGGTGTTGTAGGGAGAGTCCACGGCGAAATCCCCCGCCCTTCGGGAAAGCTCGGGAAGGCGCTTGCCCAGGGCGTAGGCCACGGTGGGGTCCGCCTGAAGGGGCATCCCCCTTTCCAGGCGGTTCAGGAAAACCCCGGCGATGTAGGGCATCTCCGCCTCGCTTCCCGCCTCCGCCTGGACGATGGAGGCCAGGGTCACCCAGGCGTGGACGGAAAGCCCCCGCTCGGCCAGGAGGGCCCGCACGGGCGGGGTGAGCTCCGCCTCAAAGCGGCGGAGCATGGCCCGCACCACCTCCTCAGGGGGGGCGAGGAGGTCAAAGGTGTAGGTGGCGGGGAAGAGGAAGCCTTCCAGGGTTTTCCCCTCCACGTAAGGGGGCTTTAGGGGCCCGGGGTTTTCCACGAGGCCGAGGAAGCCTTCCCCGTCCAGGCCTGCCTGGGAAAGCCGGGCCGCATAGTCCCTGGCCCTTTCCCCCTCGGGGAAGGTGAGGGTGAGGGTCAAGGGCTTTTCCCCCCCGGTGAGGGCGCGGGCGAGGCGGAAGGCCCCTTCCCCCTTGAGGCGGTACACCCCCGGCACGAGCCGCCTCTCCCGCCCGGAAAAGCGCAGGTAAGCGGAGAAAAGATACCCTGAGCGCAGAAGCCCCGCCTCCTCCAAAAGCCTCGCCACCTCCGCCCCCTTGGCCCCTCGGGGGATGCGCACCAAGGCCTTCTTCCCCGTGGGCCCAAGAAGCCAAAGGGCGTAGGCGAGGAGGAGGGCGAAGGTGAGGAAGAGGGCCAAAACCCCCCGCCAAAGCCACTTCCTAGAGCCTTCGGGCAAGGTAGTCCTCCAATAGGGCCACGGCGGCCAGCTCGTCCAGCTTTCCCTTGTCCCGCCGCACCCGCTTGGGGGCGTGGGCGAGCCGCCTCTGGGCGAGCTGGGTGGTGAAGCGCTCGTCCAGGAGTTCCACCTCTACCCCACGGGCCCTCAAGGCCTCCACCAGGGGAAGGACCCTTTGGGCCTGGGCGCTCTCCTTAAGGTCGGTGCGCAGGGGAAGCCCCACCACCAGCTTGCCCAACCCTTCCCGCCGCACAAAGGCCAAAAGGGCCTCCACGTCGGCCTCGAGGCCCTTCCGCACCAAGTACCCCCGGCCGAAGGCGAAAGGGCTTCCCTCCTCCCCCACCGCCAGGCCGATGCGGGCCTCCCCCACGTCAAGCGCGCCCACCCGCATAGGCGCTCCGGTCCGCCAAGACCACCCCCAGGTAGAGGAGGGCCACCCCCAAGGCCCGGCCCAGCTCCTCCAGGCCCACCACCCCGAACCGGTTCAGGGTGCTGGTGGAGGCGAGCACCAAAGCGGCCACGAGGATGAGGGCCGTGCCCTGGGCCCGCAAGGGGTTTTGCCGCCAGAAGAGAAGGGTGGTGTAGAGGGCCACCCCGGCCATGAGAAGGGTGCCCAGGAGGTTAAAGGGGATGGTCCAAAGCCTAGGGGAGGTGAGGCTGGGCTCGGGGAAGGCCTTCCCCGAGGGGGCGTAAGGGCTGGGAAGGGCGCTTAGGTCCAGGGGGGCCGAGGCCACCAGCCAAAGCCCGTAGAGGACCAAGGGGCTGAGGAGGAGGAGAAGCCCCCGGGCCGCCCTGGGGTTGAGGAGGGCAAGGCTCCCTAGGCCCAGGAAGGTCACCCCGTGCATGGCCCCGGCCAGGTACCAAAGGCGGTAAAGGGCGGGGTCCCACGCCCCCACAAGCCGCGCCCAAAGCTCCGCCGTCACCGCCAGGGCGAAGAGGAAAAGCCCTAGGGAATAAAGGGCGTTGTGCAGGGCAGGCCGCCTCTGGTAGCGGGCAAAGGTGAGGGCGAAAAGCCCCCAGGAGAGGGCGGCCGCCAACAGGCCAAACGCGGTTCCCATGGGGCTATTCTACGGGCAAAAGCCCGGGCAGGGCCTCCTTGGCCGTCGCCGGGTCCAGCCCCGCCCCCTGGGCCAAGGCCCCCTTGCCGCCCCCCCGGCCCCCCGCCCGCTCGGTGAGGGCACGGAAGAGGCTCCCCGCCTCGAGGCCCCTCTCCTTTGCCTTCTTGGAAAGCTTCAGGACCGCACGCCCCTCCGAGAGGACCAGGGCCACATCCGCCCCCCGCTCCACCAGGTCGTCCGCCGCCTGGCGCAAGGCCTCCCCGTCCAGCCCAGGCATCTCCACCACGGCGTAGCGGAGGCCGCCCTTCTCGGAAAGGGCCACCTCCTTCCTGAGCTCCGCCTGGACCAGGCGCGCCTTAAGGCTTTCCACCTCCCGCTCCTTGGCCTTGAGCTCGGAAAGGAGCTTCTCCAAGCGCTCCTCCAGGGCGCTTTCCCCCACGGAAAGCCTTTCGGCGAGGGCCCGCTGGCGGTTTAGGATGCCCCGGGCAAAGCGGATGGCCGCCTCCCCCGCCACCGCTTCAATCCGGCGCACCCCGGCGGAAACCGCCTCCTCCTTCTGGATGAGGAAGGCCCCGATCTCCCCGGTGCGGCGCACGTGGGTGCCGCCGCAGAGCTCCTTGGACTCCAGGCCCGGCAGGGGGCTCCCCTCCACCCGCACCACCCGGACCACCTCCCCGTACTTCTCCCCGAAGAGGGCCATGGCCCCTTCCCTCTTCGCCTCCTCCAGGGGCATGTAGCGCCAGGTGACGGGGAAGTCCGCCATGACCCAGCGGTTGACGAGGAGCTCAATCCGCTCCAGCTCCTCCGGGGTCAGGGGCTCGGGGTGGGTGAAGTCAAAGCGAAGGCGGTCCGGGGCCACCAGGCTCCCCGCCTGGCGCACATGGGGGCCGAGGACGGCGCGAAGGGCGGCGTGGAGGAGGTGGGTGGCGGTGTGGTGGCGCTCGGTGTCCCGCCGCCCCGGGTCCACCACTGCCCGCACCCGCTCCCCCACCCGCAGGACGCCCTCCTCCACCCGGGCCTTGTGGAGGAAGATGCCCCTTTCCGTCTTTTGGGTGGTCTCCACCCGCGCCCGGCCCCCCGGCCACTCCAAGAGGCCGAAGTCCCCAATCTGCCCGCCCCCCTCGGCGTAGAAGGGGGTCTTGTCCAAGACCACCTGGACCTCGGTGCCGGGGCCCGCCTCCCCTAGGCTCTGGTCCCCGGCCAGGAGGGCCAACACCTCCCCCTCGGCCTCGAGGGCCCCATAGCCCAAGAACTCCGTGGCCCCCCGCTCGGCGTAGAGCTCCTCCAACACCTGGGCGCCCTTCTTGAAGATCTCCCGCTCAAAGGCCATGGCCGCCCGGGAGCGCTCCTGTTGCGCCTCGAGGGCCTGCTGGAAGCCCTCGGTATCCACGCCAAAGCCCTTTTCGGCGGCGATCTCCACCGTGAGGTCCAGGGGGAAGCCGTAGGTATCGTAAAGGCGGAACGCCTCCTGCCCGGGAAGCACCTCCCCCGGCTTAAGGCCGGAGAGGAGGGCGTCCAGGCGCTTCAACCCCCCTTCCAGGGTCTCCAGGAAGCGCTCCTCCTCAAGGCGGATCTGCTTCTCCACCATGGGGAGGTTCTCCCGCATCTCCGGGTAGAAGTCGCCCAAAAGCTCGGCCACCACGGGGGCCAGGCGGTGGAGGAAAGGCCCTTTGAGGCCCAGGAGGTAGCCGTGCCTCAGGGCGCGGCGGAGGAGGCGGCGGATCACGTAGCCCCGGCCCGTGTTGGCAAAGGTCACCCCGTCCGCCAAGGCCGCCACCACCGCCCGCACGTGGTCGGCGATGACCCGGTGGCTCACGCTTGCCTTGCCCTCGTAGGGCTTACCGCTCCAAAGGGCCACCTGCTCAATGAGGGGGAAGAAGGTGTCCGTGCGGTAGAAGTCCTCCACGTCCTGCAGGATGGCCGCCACCCGGTAAAGGCCCATCCCCGTGTCGATGTTCTTCTGGGGCAGGGGCTTGAGGATGCCGGGGCCGGGGATGGGGCCTTGGCGGTCGTACTGGGTGAAGACCAGGTTCCAGATCTCCACGAACCGGTCCCCGCTCCCCGTGTTGGGCCCGGTCTCGTCCGGGGTGCCAAAGGCCGGTCCCCGGTCGTAAAAGATCTCCGAGCAGGGGCCCGAAGGCCCGTTGGGCCCGTGGGTGATGGCTCCCCCCGGCCAGTAGTTCTCGTCCTCCCCGAAGCGGCCAATCCTTTCCTCCGGCACCCCCACGAGGTCGCGCCAGATGGCGTAGGCCTCGTCGTCGTCCTGGTAGACCGTAACCCAGAGCCGGGCCGGGTCCAGCTTCAGGTGGTCCGTGAGGAACTCCCAGGCCCAGAGGATGGCCTCCTTCTTGAAGTAGTCCCCGAAGGAGAAGTTGCCCAGCATCTCAAAGTAGGTGTTGTGCCGGGAGGTGCGGCCCACGTTCTCTATATCCCCTACCCGGAGGCATTCCTGGCAGGTGGTGATCCTTCGCCACTCCTTGCCCCCGAAGATGGGCTTGGCCCCAAGGAAGTAGGGTTTGAGGGGGGCCATGCCCGCCGAGGTGAAGAGGAGGGAGGGGTCGTTCTCGGGGATGAGGCTGAAGGAGGGCAGGCGCAGGTGGCCCTTGCCCTCAAAGAAGGAGAGGTACTTCTCGCGGATCTCCGCCGTGCGCATGCCTCTGATTATAGGACCGCCAGGGCCACCTCCTCCCCCTCGGGGAGGAGGAAGGCCCGTACCCCATCCGTGCCGAAGATGACGTAGGGCACGCGCCAGCGGGCCTCCTTGATGTCCCTTGGGCTTGGGAGGGCGGGGCCAGCGGGGTGGGAGTGGTAGATGGCGAGGAGGGAAAGCCCCTCCTGCTCCAAGGCCTTAAGCGTCCTGAGAAGGGCCAGGGGCTCCGCCAGGTAGCCCGTGAGGGGGTTCGGGTGGGCGTTGGGGAGGGGGATGACCCTTTCCACCTCCCTCCGGCCCGCCCATAGCCCCACCCCTTCCCGAGGGGCCTCCTTTTGCAGGTGGGCCCGGGTCTC encodes:
- a CDS encoding Mov34/MPN/PAD-1 family protein yields the protein MLYVPKKLLEETRAHLQKEAPREGVGLWAGRREVERVIPLPNAHPNPLTGYLAEPLALLRTLKALEQEGLSLLAIYHSHPAGPALPSPRDIKEARWRVPYVIFGTDGVRAFLLPEGEEVALAVL
- a CDS encoding carbohydrate ABC transporter permease, whose amino-acid sequence is MRRLPLVLFSLPALLTLGVFVLYPFLDVIRFSTWEWSGLSEPKPVGLKNYRDLLLDPAFWGSLWVTLKFMLLALPLFVGLSLGLAVALEGAPYERFAKSLLFLPGLVTLGGATLSWYTLFTPEYGALAQFLPIPPWDREGFWALAMVVLFTLWRHLGYGVLVASARLKAIPKTLLEAAYVDGAGPWEALRYVVLPLMRPAVAFLVVVGTILSLQSYAAVFLLTRGGPYGATRVLGYYLYEAGFENFRLGYAAAVTVVILLLTLLFAYAQLRLLRYGEE
- a CDS encoding bioflim formation protein, coding for MKRALALLLLLGLALAQAPAYPENTLGVGYAPDKGAYLQGSLLLPISPLGIDTGLDAEVLLAQNPEFHALLKANLFPGLVLADFYTSVGLGLDLRYPFGVHVGPVASLELPGGALSGTLGLGYQAGSGLHLAWGLGLRLYLEPIALEAATSDRFPFRLSLLYLF
- the alaS gene encoding alanine--tRNA ligase, coding for MRTAEIREKYLSFFEGKGHLRLPSFSLIPENDPSLLFTSAGMAPLKPYFLGAKPIFGGKEWRRITTCQECLRVGDIENVGRTSRHNTYFEMLGNFSFGDYFKKEAILWAWEFLTDHLKLDPARLWVTVYQDDDEAYAIWRDLVGVPEERIGRFGEDENYWPGGAITHGPNGPSGPCSEIFYDRGPAFGTPDETGPNTGSGDRFVEIWNLVFTQYDRQGPIPGPGILKPLPQKNIDTGMGLYRVAAILQDVEDFYRTDTFFPLIEQVALWSGKPYEGKASVSHRVIADHVRAVVAALADGVTFANTGRGYVIRRLLRRALRHGYLLGLKGPFLHRLAPVVAELLGDFYPEMRENLPMVEKQIRLEEERFLETLEGGLKRLDALLSGLKPGEVLPGQEAFRLYDTYGFPLDLTVEIAAEKGFGVDTEGFQQALEAQQERSRAAMAFEREIFKKGAQVLEELYAERGATEFLGYGALEAEGEVLALLAGDQSLGEAGPGTEVQVVLDKTPFYAEGGGQIGDFGLLEWPGGRARVETTQKTERGIFLHKARVEEGVLRVGERVRAVVDPGRRDTERHHTATHLLHAALRAVLGPHVRQAGSLVAPDRLRFDFTHPEPLTPEELERIELLVNRWVMADFPVTWRYMPLEEAKREGAMALFGEKYGEVVRVVRVEGSPLPGLESKELCGGTHVRRTGEIGAFLIQKEEAVSAGVRRIEAVAGEAAIRFARGILNRQRALAERLSVGESALEERLEKLLSELKAKEREVESLKARLVQAELRKEVALSEKGGLRYAVVEMPGLDGEALRQAADDLVERGADVALVLSEGRAVLKLSKKAKERGLEAGSLFRALTERAGGRGGGKGALAQGAGLDPATAKEALPGLLPVE
- the ruvX gene encoding Holliday junction resolvase RuvX, translated to MRVGALDVGEARIGLAVGEEGSPFAFGRGYLVRKGLEADVEALLAFVRREGLGKLVVGLPLRTDLKESAQAQRVLPLVEALRARGVEVELLDERFTTQLAQRRLAHAPKRVRRDKGKLDELAAVALLEDYLARRL
- the mltG gene encoding endolytic transglycosylase MltG, with the protein product MPEGSRKWLWRGVLALFLTFALLLAYALWLLGPTGKKALVRIPRGAKGAEVARLLEEAGLLRSGYLFSAYLRFSGRERRLVPGVYRLKGEGAFRLARALTGGEKPLTLTLTFPEGERARDYAARLSQAGLDGEGFLGLVENPGPLKPPYVEGKTLEGFLFPATYTFDLLAPPEEVVRAMLRRFEAELTPPVRALLAERGLSVHAWVTLASIVQAEAGSEAEMPYIAGVFLNRLERGMPLQADPTVAYALGKRLPELSRRAGDFAVDSPYNTYRYAGLPPGPIGNPGRAALLAVLNPIRQDPKGRPYLYFFHAQGRLYLNADFAAHLQDLARYRYSSP